A genomic stretch from Hermetia illucens chromosome 7, iHerIll2.2.curated.20191125, whole genome shotgun sequence includes:
- the LOC119660812 gene encoding uncharacterized protein LOC119660812, with translation MSSGTSQQFCVRWNSHLGSLGAAFPQLLAGQRFVDVTLACEGHQLHCHRLVLAACSTYFESLLGENPCKHPIIILPRDIRLWEIQALVDFMYKGEVNVSQAGLSDLLKCAEILQIRGLCGSDAALNLNQVNSAATSSQATTSPTAISSLSSTVPSNAVTPVLSSSVASISQQPSDSPHSLTTSQTSTPLNVDCDRLLQNASSPVNSSAVTKNANDTTSKSSSSGASTKRQAAGRNENSSLLLKTSKNEKSSGSDQQQNETRYRTPTPNRLVGKVEPVDISLDEDMEDQDLSQSNEKISEGSDSYAAKYVDYLEGAKNENQHHLTQTQQQQQLEQDDNLRSSLPLQQPTVSATLSLSSPLLSAPLSSPSTSVSKRHSNPFAVHPADPSKSNQCSSSEADNDENRNCIYDEVADIYIINDVDEGSQQEICVVEKDQDHIHERSPRYRRQSQCSNPSTTSPGPVRRLIDCRNPKSRKPEGGIGMSSISAPHRNNYRGKIRVKSNENLFDNFEINKPGAHIKDHLGFRDQPVSHQNHYDGYERLNSTTLHPATRGNRAPLPGALRFNRNSMTVFLKPTKDHQAGQQVLQYNEDYSQCEEVGSEKIYDHTTIKSEYDSIEDSNYESIVCLPNVMEMYNDGEDGDIMTSRDLAEIDVDGNHLAIRSKYHSSGQTVINTGYEDIKVDEEMIYAQQVNSPNGLLHYHVSGEGNLSDHEGSSHHHHHHFKGLEICPANGRPMEFAMAQFLSDHIDGGDSGGDGSGGGDGSHGVVLNQRSSLPPSNSNGRRCRYVTSSSKRNPVALEQISNDGQPSLSAVVLRNPRSNQPRTYSNDALYAALMDVKAGESIYRASLIHKVPRKTLRNWMKRWHIKSAYPMPRQLKQAAEKKKRIQQQIEKMEKTIACNNTTMISSGNSNNRSNNSQTSGMMLQSSSHRQQSHSISKHAIIKK, from the exons CTTCTGGCTGGTCAACGATTTGTCGATGTAACATTGGCTTGTGagggacatcagttgcattgTCACCGATTAGTCCTTGCCGCTTGCTCCACATACTTTGAAAGCCTATTGGGCGAGAATCCATGCAAGCATCCCATCATAATCCTTCCGCGTGATATACGATTATGGGAAATCCAGGCTTTAGTTGATTTCATGTACAAAGGAGAAGTGAATGTTTCGCAAGCTGGTCTTTCTGATCTACTGAAATGTGCCGAAATTCTACAAATTCGCGGTCTTTGCGGTTCAGATGCTGCACTGAATTTAAATCAAGTCAATTCGGCAGCTACTTCTTCACAAGCCACAACATCTCCAACAGCGATCTCATCTTTATCATCAACAGTTCCATCGAATGCAGTTACACCCGTACTATCATCTAGTGTTGCATCCATCTCACAACAACCCTCCGATTCACCCCATTCATTAACAACGTCACAAACGTCGACACCATTGAATGTTGACTGTGATCGTTTACTACAAAACGCAAGTTCACCTGTTAATTCCAGTGCGGTAACCAAAAATGCCAATGATACCACGTCGAAAAGTTCAAGTTCAGGGGCCAGCACAAAAAGACAGGCGGCAGGACGAAATGAGAATAGTAGTCTGTTGTTGAAAActtcgaaaaatgaaaaatcaagTGGGAGTGATCAGCAGCAGAATGAAACGCGATATCGTACTCCAACCCCAAATCGACTGGTGGGGAAAGTTGAACCAGTTGATATATCATTGGATGAGGATATGGAGGATCAGGACTTGAGTCAGTCTAATGAAAAGATTTCGGAAG gtagtGACTCCTATGCGGCCAAATATGTGGACTACTTAGAAGGGGCGAAAAATG AAAACCAACATCACCTGACCCaaactcaacaacaacaacaactagaACAAGATGACAATTTGAGATCCTCTCTTCCATTACAACAGCCAACTGTATCCGCGACGCTATCATTATCATCCCCGCTATTATCTGCACCGCTATCCTCGCCATCTACATCCGTTTCAAAGAGACATTCTAATCCATTTGCAGTACATCCTGCTGATCCTTCCAAAAGTAACCAGTGTAGCAGCAGTGAAGCCGATAACGATGAAAACCGCAACTGTATCTATGACGAAGTCGCCGATATCTATATTATAAATGACGTAGACGAGGGGAGCCAACAGGAAATTTGCGTTGTTGAAAAGGATCAAGATCATATCCATGAACGATCACCGCGTTATCGTCGACAATCGCAATGTAGCAATCCCTCAACTACATCTCCTGGACCAGTGCGTCGACTGATAGATTGCCGAAATCCAAAAAGCAGAAAGCCTGAAGGAGGAATCGGCATGTCTAGTATATCGGCTCCCCACCGGAATAACTACCGGGGCAAGATTCGAGTTAAGTCCAATGAGAACCTCTTTGATAACTTCGAGATAAACAAACCAGGGGCACATATAAAAGATCACCTTGGCTtcagggatcaacctgtaagccATCAGAATCACTATGACGGGTACGAACGATTGAATTCAACGACCCTCCACCCGGCCACACGTGGTAATCGTGCGCCACTCCCCGGTGCGCTGCGGTTTAACCGAAACTCAATGACTGTTTTCCTTAAGCCCACAAAGGATCATCAGGCAGGCCAGCAGGTTCTCCAGTACAATGAAGACTATTCCCAGTGCGAGGAAGTGGGAAGCGAGAAGATCTATGACCATACCACAATCAAGAGCGAATATGACTCCATTGAGGATAGCAACTATGAGAGTATAGTCTGTCTGCCTAATGTTATGGAAATGTACAACGACGGGGAGGATGGTGATATAATGACCAGCAGAGACTTAGCCGAGATTGACGTGGATGGAAACCATTTGGCCATTCGAAGTAAATACCATTCCTCGGGTCAAACAGTGATTAACACCGGATACGAGGACATAAAAGTGGACGAGGAGATGATTTATGCTCAGCAAGTTAACTCTCCGAACGGACTTTTGCACTATCATGTCAGTGGGGAAGGGAACCTATCGGATCATGAAGGcagcagtcatcatcatcatcatcacttcaaaggaCTTGAAATTTGTCCTGCGAATGGACGTCCAATGGAATTTGCCATGGCTCAGTTTTTATCAGATCATATTGATGGCGGTGATAGCGGTGGTGATGGCAGCGGAGGTGGTGATGGTAGTCATGGTGTTGTTCTTAATCAACGATCCTCATTGCCACCTTCAAATAGTAATGGTCGTAGATGTCGGTATGTAACTAGTAGTAGTAAAAGGAATCCTGTCGCATTGGAACAAATCTCGAACGATGGACAGCCTTCATTGAGTGCTGTTGTTTTACGTAATCCGCGAAGCAATCAACCGCGTACTTATAGCAATGATGCTTTATATGCAGCCTTAATGGATGTTAAGGCAGGCGAAAGTATTTACAG GGCATCACTAATCCATAAGGTGCCACGAAAAACACTACGAAATTGGATGAAACGTTGGCATATTAAATCTGCATATCCAATGCCCAGACAGTTAAAACAAGCCGCAGAAAAAAAGAAACGTATTCAacaacaaattgaaaaaatggaaaaaacaatCGCATGTAATAATACCACTATGATTTCAAGTGGTAATAGTAACAATCGTAGCAATAATAGTCAAACATCTGGAATGATGTTACAATCATCTAGTCACAGACAACAAAGTCATAGTATCTCGAAACATGCTATAATTAAGAAGTAA